The DNA segment tataattacaaaattcataaaaacataaatttatatattatataattataaattatacgaattgataataaagatttatatagATTTATATGcacaattatattttaaatcttgTTTGAAAgagaaagatattttttatgattaaaatatttgtttttaatttttataatcataataaaaaattatataataaatttaagattttagaaaattaatgtatttttttttcctaaattgtgttagaatcatACTAAAATTGCTtcagaaattcaacaaatatttttaaatttgacacTTCACCGATATATATTATACGAATGTCGTACAAATATCGATATTTAATACGTGTGTATAACACAAACACTTCACCGATATATATGTATGCCCTACGAATGTCGTACGGATATCGATGCCTGGCCTAATAGGtaccaagaaaaaaaaactaattttctttttcttttatattatatcattttttttccctTTGATCTCTATATTTGTCAGATAGGATTTGGAGTATCTACAAATCAATTGTTTAATTTAATAACATGTGAGCTCGTGACCCACGCGACCTATATTCTGATTTCCAACTTCTGAAAATACATTTAaccttttcctttatttttccGTTGGATAAACTGAcacagaaaaaaagaaaaattatttattgacaataatttataaaaattataaaaaatattttattttcttgaattttcttatgaattttattttctccCGCTATACTTTTAAAACACTGGTTAATATTtgcttttatatttttgtaaacattttaaaatgaaatgtgGTAGATTTTTCTTAACGCATGGTGTATTTGAAAATACACATGCACCTGATCCTTATGGACCGTgacttttcttaaaaaaatgttatttattttattttctagcaTGTTTGAAAATAGATTTATAGTAGGAAATAAGACAATTTTTTAGATTGTTTAATATGAGAagagaatgaaaaaaagaagttaACCGTTTTACCTGGTTAGTTGTataaaaagcaaaagaaaataaaagttcactgttttcttaatttttgcCACTTTTTTTTCCCTTCTCTGTCAATTGTTCCTTCAAAATTCCACAATATCAACTTAACTTTAGTTGGAGCATTCCCAATGATACAACCATGGTGCAGAGTTAAAAGTTATGAAAATAATGATGATAAATTTTAACTAGCTGCAGAGTTTATGGTTAAGAAAATAATGCAATCATAAAATAAGAATTCCAATAAATTTTACACAAGGATTTCATTAGAAAAAGGACCCTTTTCATTAGCATGTGAACCTTCAATAAACTCAGGCAAGGCAAGATTTTAGAACCAACCAACAGGTGTAAATTTTGAACAATAACGCATTCTACAAAGTTGAAGATTATAAAATTGCATGACCAACCATGATAATCAAAACTCAACTAGTGGGGTTTTTTTTCCACAGATTATATTTGGAAAGTTATTTCCCAACATCCCCTGTTCCAATCCAATCCAATTCAATCCTTTCCAATCAAGTTTTCATATATGCAAACGTCATTTCCCCTCTAACCCTCTGTCCATCACAGCTTTTGAACGAACAAAGGCAGTAATAATATATTGCAAATCACAAACTAATTCACAATACTGCTATAACACTAAAGATGGGTGAAGCAGACCAATGGGATGCAGAATTCCTGTGAGCACAACTCATTTTCCCTTCATTAATTCCTCCCGAATCAGAAATCATCATCTCCTTGATTCAAGTCTCCCAACATCAATATGAGCATTTggataatagaaaaaaataacacttcATAGGAAGTAATCCGGTGCTGGTTTCTTCGCAGGTGTCCCTCTTGATTCCTACATTCCATCAAAATTTGATAATCAATTTGGAAAGTTTTAGCacaattatattttcatatccACAAAATATCCCACACTATCATCATGAATTAGTGAAGAACATGGAACACCAATTGTTTGCTTAAACATGCAAATATAGTGCAATCAAAATTAATACTCAAAACAAAGTAGGATAAAAACAGTCATTCTCATAGTACTGAACCCAAGGTCATGAAAAGCACGTTCTTAACCacataaataaatgaatttgaCAATAGAGTGACTGAAACTAATATTGCTACTACTTTAGAAAATCGGTACAGCTCAGTAAATGTCAGGTAATTTTTTTTGCATACAAACCTGTGGAGCAGCATCAAACACCCGGAACTGCTTATTAAGATTTCCATCCAACTCAAGAATTGCAGCTACATTACCACATCTATAACAAAGACGAAAAATGTCTTAATGAAAACCACAGAacacaaataagaaaaaaaaaacattttaatctATTAGGTACCTGTAACAATAATTTGGAGCTGACCAGACAGTAACTATCTGGTTATTGAACATCCATTTATATCCTTCCATTACCAACTGATGAGCACGACATATATAGTCAATGTTGTTTGAGTGGTTAAAGGAAGTAACAACACTGCCACCAAATAAGAAACCAGCACCACGGGGACTGAGACCCCATCCTTCCACAATATCTTCAGGATCTGACCATAGGAGGTCACACATGGCACCATCATGAGGTACTTCTTGCTTCCGATCAATAGTCCGTATCTAGATAtgaatgataaataatatataaaatattgctAGTATACAATCTAAACAGAGACAAAAAATTAGGGTAAAATTTCTAACCTGATCCAGTGTTGAAATTGCAGGAGAAAGACCCCCATGAACACTGAAAATCTTGTTTTCAATTAAGGCGGACAAACTGCAGTTTGTTGTTGTCAACATACGAAATTATTAGGGAAAGCACAAGCTACACAAACT comes from the Phaseolus vulgaris cultivar G19833 chromosome 8, P. vulgaris v2.0, whole genome shotgun sequence genome and includes:
- the LOC137827291 gene encoding serine/threonine-protein phosphatase PP-X isozyme 2 — protein: MSSDLDKQIEQLKRCEPLKESEVKALCLKAMEILVEESNVQRVDAPVTICGDIHGQFYDMKELFKVGGDCPKTNYLFLGDFVDRGFYSVETFLLLLALKVRYPDRITLIRGNHESRQITQVYGFYDECLRKYGSVNVWRYCTDIFDYLSLSALIENKIFSVHGGLSPAISTLDQIRTIDRKQEVPHDGAMCDLLWSDPEDIVEGWGLSPRGAGFLFGGSVVTSFNHSNNIDYICRAHQLVMEGYKWMFNNQIVTVWSAPNYCYRCGNVAAILELDGNLNKQFRVFDAAPQESRGTPAKKPAPDYFL